The following are encoded in a window of Sphaeramia orbicularis chromosome 20, fSphaOr1.1, whole genome shotgun sequence genomic DNA:
- the LOC115411244 gene encoding phosphatidate phosphatase LPIN2-like isoform X2 — translation MNYVGQLAGQVLVTVKELYKGINQATLSGCIDVIVVRQPDGTFQCSPFHVRFGKLGVLRSREKVIDIEINGEPVELHMKLGDNGEAFFVREMEQQNEVIPAHLVTSPIPTEEALFRSRESRCGGSAVESSQQPPSPDDPSSGNFQSCNNSSGKKKKRRRRKHKAEHRKEELSTPAGGDMEVGELSSDEEPSSHPGRASSLSIIKDLDHRKNSPTTGLEWDSYPFSDGDWSPCTSREMSETVSPKSDSELMVKPAESMLRAETHMQWSWGEFPESTRVNKKDKSESKPLTITPSENTHFRVILSSEAMEEESMEAERITDPICSIVKPEPRTIKPEQHSCKAQLSDSSSQPGSSTQNPNITQNPTDLPSLASSSFTSEPSPSNSDLSVKNMRKTRWTSSPPSRRESDAAAGGGSYMFGDPAAAGPEPRASSKTTDSPVKRRAVRKRSQHQGPEDIYLDDLNKLEPDVVARYFPKSESEQVPKHWEETGRRSGSQSPQSVGSAAADSGTECLSDSAGDLPDVTLSLCGGVGDNSEISKEKFMEHIITYNEFAENPAIIDNPNLVVRIANRYYNWTLAAPLILSMQAFQKNLPKTTEEAWVKEKMPKKSGRWWFWRKSSVKQLSSETKLERQGSLTRESPALHPAPETQQKTAEWSSDDETKELSTVAPALTPTERVQTEAPAPCPSYKKSLRLSSDQISSLKLREGPNDVTFSITTQYQGTCRCEGTIYLWNWDDKVIISDIDGTITKSDVFGQILPQLGKDWTHQGIAKLYHSVHENGYKFLYCSARAIGMADMTRGYLHWVNDRGTLLPQGPLMLSPSSLFSAFHREVIEKKPEKFKIECLTDIKNLFYPNTHPFYAAFGNRNSDVFAYKQVGVPVCRIFTVNPKGELILEQAKGNKTSYSRLSELVEHVFPLRSTQHSATFSCPEFSSFCFWRQPISEVCFEELL, via the exons ATGAACTACGTGGGGCAGCTGGCTGGCCAGGTGCTGGTGACGGTTAAGGAGCTCTATAAGGGCATCAATCAGGCCACTTTGTCAGGCTGCATTGATGTGATAGTGGTTCGGCAGCCTGATGGGACGTTCCAGTGCTCCCCTTTCCATGTCCGCTTTGGAAAACTGGGAGTTCTGCGCTCTAGGGAAAAAGTG ATTGACATTGAAATCAATGGGGAACCAGTGGAGCTCCACATGAAACTGGGAGACAATGGAGAGGCCTTTTTTGTGCGGGAGATGGAGCAGCAAAAT GAGGTCATCCCGGCCCACCTGGTGACATCCCCCATCCCAACAGAGGAGGCTTTGTTCAGGAGCAGAGAGTCCAGATGTGGAGGTTCAGCCGTGGAGAGCAGTCAACAGCCCCCGAGCCCTGATGACCCGTCCTCTGGAAACTTTCAGTCCTGCAACAACAGCAGCGGCAAAAAGAAGAAGAGACGCAGGAGGAAGCACAAGGCTGAGCACCGCAAGGAGGAGCTGAGCACACCTGCAGGAGGGGACATGGAAGTGGGCGAGCTCAGCTCAGACGAGGAACCCAGCTCACACCCTGGACG AGCATCCTCGCTGTCCATAATAAAGGATCTGGACCACAGGAAAAATTCTCCCACCACTGGGCTGGAATGGGACAGCTACCCTTTCTCTGATGGAGACTGGTCTCCTTGCACA AGCAGGGAGATGTCTGAGACCGTGTCGCCAAAAAGTGACTCCGAGCTGATGGTGAAGCCAGCAGAGAGCATGCTCAGAGCTGAGACCCATATGCAGTGGTCTTGGGGAGAGTTCCCAGAATCCACCAGG GTCAATAAGAAGGACAAGTCCGAGTCTAAGCCGCTGACCATCACCCCCTCTGAGAACACACATTTTCGGGTCATCTTAAGCTCTGAGGCCATGGAGGAAGAGTCGATGGAAGCAGAGAGAATCACAGATCCCATTTGCAGTATTGTAAAACCAGAACCTCGAACCATCAAGCCAGAACAGCACAGCTGCAAAGCACAGCTGTCTGATTCTTCTTCCCAGCCTGGGTCTTCTACACAAAACCCAAACATTACCCAAAATCCAACAGACCTTCCCAGTTTAGCATCCAGCAGCTTTACCTCAGAGCCGTCTCCCAGTAACTCTGACCTCAGTGTGAAAAATATGCGCAAGACCAGATGGACGTCTTCACCACCGAGCCGTAGGGAGAGCGATGCTGCAGCGGGTGGAGGCAGTTACATGTTTGGAGATCCAGCAGCTGCAGGTCCAGAACCAAGAGCCTCATCTAAAACCACCGACTCCCCAGTCAAGAGGAGAG CCGTCAGAAAAAGGAGCCAACACCAGGGTCCCGAGGACATTTACCTGGATGATCTGAATAAACTGGAACCTGACGTTGTTGCCCGGTACTTTCCTAAGAG tgagtCGGAGCAGGTTCCTAAGCACTGGGAGGAGACAGGCAGACGCTCTGGGTCTCAGTCGCCCCAGTCGGTGGGGAGCGCAGCAGCAGACAGCGGCACCGAGTGTCTGTCCGACTCGGCTGGAGACCTGCCTGACGTCACCCTGTCGCTCTGCGGAGGCGTCGGTGACAACTCAGAGATCTCTAAAG AAAAATTCATGGAGCACATCATCACCTACAATGAATTTGCAGAGAATCCAGCTATTATTGACAATCCTAATTTGGTCGTTAGAATTGCAAACAG atattacaactGGACACTGGCAGCACCGTTGATCCTTAGTATGCAGGCTTTCCAGAAGAACCTGCCGAAG ACTACAGAGGAGGCTTGGGTGAAGGAGAAAATGCCAAAGAAGTCTGGAAGATGGTGGTTTTGGAGAAAGAGCAGCGTAAAGCAG CTGTCATCAGAGACCAAATTAGAGAGACAGGGCTCGCTGACCAGAGAGAGTCCAGCCCTTCACCCGGCCCCAGAAACACA ACAGAAAACAGCAGAGTGGTCCAGTGATGACGAGACTAAAGAGCTGAGCACTGTGGCGCCTGCTCTGACACCTACTGAGCGCGTGCAGACTGAAGCACCAGCACCTTGTCCCTCCTACAAAAAGTCCCTCCGCCTGTCTTCTGACCAAATA AGCAGTCTGAAGCTGAGGGAGGGGCCAAATGATGTGACCTTCAGCATCACCACCCAGTACCAGGGGACGTGTCGCTGTGAGGGCACCATCTACCTTTGGAACTGGGACGACAAGGTTATCATCTCCGACATCGACGGCACAATCACCAA GTCAGATGTGTTTGGTCAGATCCTTCCTCAGCTGGGGAAAGACTGGACTCATCAGGGCATTGCCAAGCTTTACCACTCAGTGCATGA GAACGGGTATAAATTCCTGTACTGTTCAGCCCGAGCCATCGGCATGGCTGACATGACCCGAGGGTATCTGCACTGGGTCAACGACAGGGGGACACTGCTGCCCCAGGGGCCCCTCATGCTGTCTCCCAGCAGCCTCTTCTCTGCCTTCCACAG AGAGGTCATAGAAAAAAAGCCTGAGAAGTTCAAGATCGAATGCCTCACAGACATCAAGAACCTGTTCTACCCAAACACACATCCCTTCTACGCAGCCTTTGGAAACAGAAACAGT GACGTATTTGCCTATAAGCAAGTGGGTGTGCCTGTGTGTCGGATATTCACAGTGAATCCCAAAGGGGAGCTGATCCTGGAGCAAGCCAAAGGCAATAAAACATC ataCAGCCGGCTGAGTGAGCTGGTGGAGCATGTGTTTCCTTTACGGAGCACACAGCACAGCGCCACCTTCAGCTGCCCAGAGTTCAGCTCCTTCTGTTTCTGGAGACAGCCCATCTCTGAGGTGTGCTTTGAGGAGCTGCTTTAG
- the LOC115411244 gene encoding phosphatidate phosphatase LPIN2-like isoform X1 codes for MELSGGFTIGQQRHRTDLKSPWRLVDTMNYVGQLAGQVLVTVKELYKGINQATLSGCIDVIVVRQPDGTFQCSPFHVRFGKLGVLRSREKVIDIEINGEPVELHMKLGDNGEAFFVREMEQQNEVIPAHLVTSPIPTEEALFRSRESRCGGSAVESSQQPPSPDDPSSGNFQSCNNSSGKKKKRRRRKHKAEHRKEELSTPAGGDMEVGELSSDEEPSSHPGRASSLSIIKDLDHRKNSPTTGLEWDSYPFSDGDWSPCTAREMSETVSPKSDSELMVKPAESMLRAETHMQWSWGEFPESTRVNKKDKSESKPLTITPSENTHFRVILSSEAMEEESMEAERITDPICSIVKPEPRTIKPEQHSCKAQLSDSSSQPGSSTQNPNITQNPTDLPSLASSSFTSEPSPSNSDLSVKNMRKTRWTSSPPSRRESDAAAGGGSYMFGDPAAAGPEPRASSKTTDSPVKRRAVRKRSQHQGPEDIYLDDLNKLEPDVVARYFPKSESEQVPKHWEETGRRSGSQSPQSVGSAAADSGTECLSDSAGDLPDVTLSLCGGVGDNSEISKEKFMEHIITYNEFAENPAIIDNPNLVVRIANRYYNWTLAAPLILSMQAFQKNLPKTTEEAWVKEKMPKKSGRWWFWRKSSVKQLSSETKLERQGSLTRESPALHPAPETQQKTAEWSSDDETKELSTVAPALTPTERVQTEAPAPCPSYKKSLRLSSDQISSLKLREGPNDVTFSITTQYQGTCRCEGTIYLWNWDDKVIISDIDGTITKSDVFGQILPQLGKDWTHQGIAKLYHSVHENGYKFLYCSARAIGMADMTRGYLHWVNDRGTLLPQGPLMLSPSSLFSAFHREVIEKKPEKFKIECLTDIKNLFYPNTHPFYAAFGNRNSDVFAYKQVGVPVCRIFTVNPKGELILEQAKGNKTSYSRLSELVEHVFPLRSTQHSATFSCPEFSSFCFWRQPISEVCFEELL; via the exons ATGGAGCTGTCAGGGGGCTTTACCATAGGACAACAGAGACATCGGACGGACCTTAAGTCCCCCTGGAGGCTG GTGGACACTATGAACTACGTGGGGCAGCTGGCTGGCCAGGTGCTGGTGACGGTTAAGGAGCTCTATAAGGGCATCAATCAGGCCACTTTGTCAGGCTGCATTGATGTGATAGTGGTTCGGCAGCCTGATGGGACGTTCCAGTGCTCCCCTTTCCATGTCCGCTTTGGAAAACTGGGAGTTCTGCGCTCTAGGGAAAAAGTG ATTGACATTGAAATCAATGGGGAACCAGTGGAGCTCCACATGAAACTGGGAGACAATGGAGAGGCCTTTTTTGTGCGGGAGATGGAGCAGCAAAAT GAGGTCATCCCGGCCCACCTGGTGACATCCCCCATCCCAACAGAGGAGGCTTTGTTCAGGAGCAGAGAGTCCAGATGTGGAGGTTCAGCCGTGGAGAGCAGTCAACAGCCCCCGAGCCCTGATGACCCGTCCTCTGGAAACTTTCAGTCCTGCAACAACAGCAGCGGCAAAAAGAAGAAGAGACGCAGGAGGAAGCACAAGGCTGAGCACCGCAAGGAGGAGCTGAGCACACCTGCAGGAGGGGACATGGAAGTGGGCGAGCTCAGCTCAGACGAGGAACCCAGCTCACACCCTGGACG AGCATCCTCGCTGTCCATAATAAAGGATCTGGACCACAGGAAAAATTCTCCCACCACTGGGCTGGAATGGGACAGCTACCCTTTCTCTGATGGAGACTGGTCTCCTTGCACAGC CAGGGAGATGTCTGAGACCGTGTCGCCAAAAAGTGACTCCGAGCTGATGGTGAAGCCAGCAGAGAGCATGCTCAGAGCTGAGACCCATATGCAGTGGTCTTGGGGAGAGTTCCCAGAATCCACCAGG GTCAATAAGAAGGACAAGTCCGAGTCTAAGCCGCTGACCATCACCCCCTCTGAGAACACACATTTTCGGGTCATCTTAAGCTCTGAGGCCATGGAGGAAGAGTCGATGGAAGCAGAGAGAATCACAGATCCCATTTGCAGTATTGTAAAACCAGAACCTCGAACCATCAAGCCAGAACAGCACAGCTGCAAAGCACAGCTGTCTGATTCTTCTTCCCAGCCTGGGTCTTCTACACAAAACCCAAACATTACCCAAAATCCAACAGACCTTCCCAGTTTAGCATCCAGCAGCTTTACCTCAGAGCCGTCTCCCAGTAACTCTGACCTCAGTGTGAAAAATATGCGCAAGACCAGATGGACGTCTTCACCACCGAGCCGTAGGGAGAGCGATGCTGCAGCGGGTGGAGGCAGTTACATGTTTGGAGATCCAGCAGCTGCAGGTCCAGAACCAAGAGCCTCATCTAAAACCACCGACTCCCCAGTCAAGAGGAGAG CCGTCAGAAAAAGGAGCCAACACCAGGGTCCCGAGGACATTTACCTGGATGATCTGAATAAACTGGAACCTGACGTTGTTGCCCGGTACTTTCCTAAGAG tgagtCGGAGCAGGTTCCTAAGCACTGGGAGGAGACAGGCAGACGCTCTGGGTCTCAGTCGCCCCAGTCGGTGGGGAGCGCAGCAGCAGACAGCGGCACCGAGTGTCTGTCCGACTCGGCTGGAGACCTGCCTGACGTCACCCTGTCGCTCTGCGGAGGCGTCGGTGACAACTCAGAGATCTCTAAAG AAAAATTCATGGAGCACATCATCACCTACAATGAATTTGCAGAGAATCCAGCTATTATTGACAATCCTAATTTGGTCGTTAGAATTGCAAACAG atattacaactGGACACTGGCAGCACCGTTGATCCTTAGTATGCAGGCTTTCCAGAAGAACCTGCCGAAG ACTACAGAGGAGGCTTGGGTGAAGGAGAAAATGCCAAAGAAGTCTGGAAGATGGTGGTTTTGGAGAAAGAGCAGCGTAAAGCAG CTGTCATCAGAGACCAAATTAGAGAGACAGGGCTCGCTGACCAGAGAGAGTCCAGCCCTTCACCCGGCCCCAGAAACACA ACAGAAAACAGCAGAGTGGTCCAGTGATGACGAGACTAAAGAGCTGAGCACTGTGGCGCCTGCTCTGACACCTACTGAGCGCGTGCAGACTGAAGCACCAGCACCTTGTCCCTCCTACAAAAAGTCCCTCCGCCTGTCTTCTGACCAAATA AGCAGTCTGAAGCTGAGGGAGGGGCCAAATGATGTGACCTTCAGCATCACCACCCAGTACCAGGGGACGTGTCGCTGTGAGGGCACCATCTACCTTTGGAACTGGGACGACAAGGTTATCATCTCCGACATCGACGGCACAATCACCAA GTCAGATGTGTTTGGTCAGATCCTTCCTCAGCTGGGGAAAGACTGGACTCATCAGGGCATTGCCAAGCTTTACCACTCAGTGCATGA GAACGGGTATAAATTCCTGTACTGTTCAGCCCGAGCCATCGGCATGGCTGACATGACCCGAGGGTATCTGCACTGGGTCAACGACAGGGGGACACTGCTGCCCCAGGGGCCCCTCATGCTGTCTCCCAGCAGCCTCTTCTCTGCCTTCCACAG AGAGGTCATAGAAAAAAAGCCTGAGAAGTTCAAGATCGAATGCCTCACAGACATCAAGAACCTGTTCTACCCAAACACACATCCCTTCTACGCAGCCTTTGGAAACAGAAACAGT GACGTATTTGCCTATAAGCAAGTGGGTGTGCCTGTGTGTCGGATATTCACAGTGAATCCCAAAGGGGAGCTGATCCTGGAGCAAGCCAAAGGCAATAAAACATC ataCAGCCGGCTGAGTGAGCTGGTGGAGCATGTGTTTCCTTTACGGAGCACACAGCACAGCGCCACCTTCAGCTGCCCAGAGTTCAGCTCCTTCTGTTTCTGGAGACAGCCCATCTCTGAGGTGTGCTTTGAGGAGCTGCTTTAG
- the LOC115411244 gene encoding phosphatidate phosphatase LPIN2-like isoform X3, with amino-acid sequence MELSGGFTIGQQRHRTDLKSPWRLVDTMNYVGQLAGQVLVTVKELYKGINQATLSGCIDVIVVRQPDGTFQCSPFHVRFGKLGVLRSREKVIDIEINGEPVELHMKLGDNGEAFFVREMEQQNEVIPAHLVTSPIPTEEALFRSRESRCGGSAVESSQQPPSPDDPSSGNFQSCNNSSGKKKKRRRRKHKAEHRKEELSTPAGGDMEVGELSSDEEPSSHPGRASSLSIIKDLDHRKNSPTTGLEWDSYPFSDGDWSPCTSREMSETVSPKSDSELMVKPAESMLRAETHMQWSWGEFPESTRVNKKDKSESKPLTITPSENTHFRVILSSEAMEEESMEAERITDPICSIVKPEPRTIKPEQHSCKAQLSDSSSQPGSSTQNPNITQNPTDLPSLASSSFTSEPSPSNSDLSVKNMRKTRWTSSPPSRRESDAAAGGGSYMFGDPAAAGPEPRASSKTTDSPVKRRAVRKRSQHQGPEDIYLDDLNKLEPDVVARYFPKSESEQVPKHWEETGRRSGSQSPQSVGSAAADSGTECLSDSAGDLPDVTLSLCGGVGDNSEISKEKFMEHIITYNEFAENPAIIDNPNLVVRIANRYYNWTLAAPLILSMQAFQKNLPKTTEEAWVKEKMPKKSGRWWFWRKSSVKQLSSETKLERQGSLTRESPALHPAPETQQKTAEWSSDDETKELSTVAPALTPTERVQTEAPAPCPSYKKSLRLSSDQISSLKLREGPNDVTFSITTQYQGTCRCEGTIYLWNWDDKVIISDIDGTITKSDVFGQILPQLGKDWTHQGIAKLYHSVHENGYKFLYCSARAIGMADMTRGYLHWVNDRGTLLPQGPLMLSPSSLFSAFHREVIEKKPEKFKIECLTDIKNLFYPNTHPFYAAFGNRNSDVFAYKQVGVPVCRIFTVNPKGELILEQAKGNKTS; translated from the exons ATGGAGCTGTCAGGGGGCTTTACCATAGGACAACAGAGACATCGGACGGACCTTAAGTCCCCCTGGAGGCTG GTGGACACTATGAACTACGTGGGGCAGCTGGCTGGCCAGGTGCTGGTGACGGTTAAGGAGCTCTATAAGGGCATCAATCAGGCCACTTTGTCAGGCTGCATTGATGTGATAGTGGTTCGGCAGCCTGATGGGACGTTCCAGTGCTCCCCTTTCCATGTCCGCTTTGGAAAACTGGGAGTTCTGCGCTCTAGGGAAAAAGTG ATTGACATTGAAATCAATGGGGAACCAGTGGAGCTCCACATGAAACTGGGAGACAATGGAGAGGCCTTTTTTGTGCGGGAGATGGAGCAGCAAAAT GAGGTCATCCCGGCCCACCTGGTGACATCCCCCATCCCAACAGAGGAGGCTTTGTTCAGGAGCAGAGAGTCCAGATGTGGAGGTTCAGCCGTGGAGAGCAGTCAACAGCCCCCGAGCCCTGATGACCCGTCCTCTGGAAACTTTCAGTCCTGCAACAACAGCAGCGGCAAAAAGAAGAAGAGACGCAGGAGGAAGCACAAGGCTGAGCACCGCAAGGAGGAGCTGAGCACACCTGCAGGAGGGGACATGGAAGTGGGCGAGCTCAGCTCAGACGAGGAACCCAGCTCACACCCTGGACG AGCATCCTCGCTGTCCATAATAAAGGATCTGGACCACAGGAAAAATTCTCCCACCACTGGGCTGGAATGGGACAGCTACCCTTTCTCTGATGGAGACTGGTCTCCTTGCACA AGCAGGGAGATGTCTGAGACCGTGTCGCCAAAAAGTGACTCCGAGCTGATGGTGAAGCCAGCAGAGAGCATGCTCAGAGCTGAGACCCATATGCAGTGGTCTTGGGGAGAGTTCCCAGAATCCACCAGG GTCAATAAGAAGGACAAGTCCGAGTCTAAGCCGCTGACCATCACCCCCTCTGAGAACACACATTTTCGGGTCATCTTAAGCTCTGAGGCCATGGAGGAAGAGTCGATGGAAGCAGAGAGAATCACAGATCCCATTTGCAGTATTGTAAAACCAGAACCTCGAACCATCAAGCCAGAACAGCACAGCTGCAAAGCACAGCTGTCTGATTCTTCTTCCCAGCCTGGGTCTTCTACACAAAACCCAAACATTACCCAAAATCCAACAGACCTTCCCAGTTTAGCATCCAGCAGCTTTACCTCAGAGCCGTCTCCCAGTAACTCTGACCTCAGTGTGAAAAATATGCGCAAGACCAGATGGACGTCTTCACCACCGAGCCGTAGGGAGAGCGATGCTGCAGCGGGTGGAGGCAGTTACATGTTTGGAGATCCAGCAGCTGCAGGTCCAGAACCAAGAGCCTCATCTAAAACCACCGACTCCCCAGTCAAGAGGAGAG CCGTCAGAAAAAGGAGCCAACACCAGGGTCCCGAGGACATTTACCTGGATGATCTGAATAAACTGGAACCTGACGTTGTTGCCCGGTACTTTCCTAAGAG tgagtCGGAGCAGGTTCCTAAGCACTGGGAGGAGACAGGCAGACGCTCTGGGTCTCAGTCGCCCCAGTCGGTGGGGAGCGCAGCAGCAGACAGCGGCACCGAGTGTCTGTCCGACTCGGCTGGAGACCTGCCTGACGTCACCCTGTCGCTCTGCGGAGGCGTCGGTGACAACTCAGAGATCTCTAAAG AAAAATTCATGGAGCACATCATCACCTACAATGAATTTGCAGAGAATCCAGCTATTATTGACAATCCTAATTTGGTCGTTAGAATTGCAAACAG atattacaactGGACACTGGCAGCACCGTTGATCCTTAGTATGCAGGCTTTCCAGAAGAACCTGCCGAAG ACTACAGAGGAGGCTTGGGTGAAGGAGAAAATGCCAAAGAAGTCTGGAAGATGGTGGTTTTGGAGAAAGAGCAGCGTAAAGCAG CTGTCATCAGAGACCAAATTAGAGAGACAGGGCTCGCTGACCAGAGAGAGTCCAGCCCTTCACCCGGCCCCAGAAACACA ACAGAAAACAGCAGAGTGGTCCAGTGATGACGAGACTAAAGAGCTGAGCACTGTGGCGCCTGCTCTGACACCTACTGAGCGCGTGCAGACTGAAGCACCAGCACCTTGTCCCTCCTACAAAAAGTCCCTCCGCCTGTCTTCTGACCAAATA AGCAGTCTGAAGCTGAGGGAGGGGCCAAATGATGTGACCTTCAGCATCACCACCCAGTACCAGGGGACGTGTCGCTGTGAGGGCACCATCTACCTTTGGAACTGGGACGACAAGGTTATCATCTCCGACATCGACGGCACAATCACCAA GTCAGATGTGTTTGGTCAGATCCTTCCTCAGCTGGGGAAAGACTGGACTCATCAGGGCATTGCCAAGCTTTACCACTCAGTGCATGA GAACGGGTATAAATTCCTGTACTGTTCAGCCCGAGCCATCGGCATGGCTGACATGACCCGAGGGTATCTGCACTGGGTCAACGACAGGGGGACACTGCTGCCCCAGGGGCCCCTCATGCTGTCTCCCAGCAGCCTCTTCTCTGCCTTCCACAG AGAGGTCATAGAAAAAAAGCCTGAGAAGTTCAAGATCGAATGCCTCACAGACATCAAGAACCTGTTCTACCCAAACACACATCCCTTCTACGCAGCCTTTGGAAACAGAAACAGT GACGTATTTGCCTATAAGCAAGTGGGTGTGCCTGTGTGTCGGATATTCACAGTGAATCCCAAAGGGGAGCTGATCCTGGAGCAAGCCAAAGGCAATAAAACATCGTGA